A region from the Nostoc sp. HK-01 genome encodes:
- a CDS encoding cytochrome P450 like protein, producing the protein MNTQQVANQQKYDLFAPEALLNPYPLYKRMREEDPVHYSETYGYWILTRYKDVEAALRDERLSSDRTALFINQLGNLDVNLIQNFIDVTSKSLIEKDPPEHTRLRKLANQGFTTRAIESWRSIIQETTDRLLDKVENQGYMDIVSDLSVPLPGLIIAEIFDVPETYRAKLIEWAIDTGTFWGAPGSSNIEEYARKADLADAQFSALIKQLIEERRKQPGTDMISLLTIAYEEQGMNLEELPSQCITILNAAHLTTADLIPNGVNALLRHPDQLQKLLENPALINSAVEEMIRFDTPAPFIFRIAKQNLTIGGKNIPAGGVIALGLGAANYDPEKFDSPEVFNITRSPNEHLGFAPGIHFCLGVVLARMELNICFTTLLKRMPNLSFDPDQQAIPRHTSLVFKGYDSLPVRF; encoded by the coding sequence CCCTGTTCATTATAGTGAGACTTATGGATACTGGATTTTAACGCGCTACAAAGATGTTGAAGCGGCGCTACGGGATGAGCGTTTAAGTTCAGACCGCACAGCTTTATTTATTAATCAGTTGGGAAATTTGGATGTTAATTTGATTCAAAATTTCATTGATGTGACTTCTAAATCACTCATTGAGAAAGATCCACCTGAACATACCAGACTGCGGAAGTTAGCCAATCAAGGATTTACAACACGAGCTATAGAAAGCTGGCGCTCTATTATTCAGGAAACCACCGATCGCTTATTGGATAAGGTTGAGAATCAAGGTTACATGGATATTGTCTCCGATTTGTCCGTGCCATTACCAGGACTCATTATCGCTGAGATATTTGACGTACCAGAAACCTATAGAGCCAAACTGATCGAATGGGCAATCGATACTGGTACATTTTGGGGTGCGCCGGGCAGTTCAAATATTGAGGAATATGCACGTAAGGCAGACTTAGCAGACGCACAATTTAGCGCACTCATCAAACAACTGATTGAAGAACGACGTAAGCAGCCCGGAACAGACATGATTAGCCTGCTGACTATCGCCTACGAAGAGCAGGGAATGAATCTTGAGGAACTGCCATCACAATGTATCACCATCCTAAATGCCGCACACCTAACTACCGCCGATCTAATTCCTAACGGGGTGAATGCACTGCTGCGTCATCCAGATCAACTGCAAAAGCTCTTAGAAAATCCGGCTCTCATCAATTCCGCCGTGGAAGAAATGATTCGGTTTGATACCCCCGCGCCTTTTATCTTTCGGATTGCCAAACAAAATCTAACTATTGGCGGTAAGAATATCCCTGCGGGTGGCGTTATCGCTTTGGGACTGGGAGCGGCGAATTATGACCCAGAAAAGTTTGACTCACCCGAAGTTTTCAATATTACGCGATCGCCTAACGAACACCTTGGGTTTGCTCCGGGTATTCACTTTTGTCTTGGAGTAGTTTTAGCTCGTATGGAGTTAAATATTTGCTTCACCACATTACTTAAAAGAATGCCGAATCTCAGCTTCGATCCCGATCAGCAAGCGATTCCCAGACATACCAGCCTAGTGTTCAAGGGGTACGATTCTCTACCAGTCAGATTCTAG